One Aegilops tauschii subsp. strangulata cultivar AL8/78 chromosome 7, Aet v6.0, whole genome shotgun sequence genomic window carries:
- the LOC109735345 gene encoding peroxidase P7-like: MASSRAPCWVALLLFVALVATANGSELSAGYYEKTCPNVQHVVRSVMASRVAAQPRMAPAVLRLFFHDCFINGCDASVLLDATPFSPGEKDVRPNASLTGYTIIDDIKSALEHDCPATVSCADIIALASRDAVALLGGPTWSVPLGRKDSRFAADPESTKKGLPSPKDDLGELVTMFAELNLDAHDMTALSGAHTVGMANCETYRDRVYGPNGDIDPSFAQTTQQTCQGTSGKAPFDVQTPMRFDNAYYRNLIERRGLLTSDQTLYGGGGLQDNLVEMYSADGEVFASDFAKAMVKMGNIPPPKGMPVEVRLKCSMANY; encoded by the exons ATGGCGTCCTCCAGGGCCCCATGTTGGGTCGCGCTGCTCCTCTTCGTTGCTCTGGTTGCCACCGCCAATGGCAGCGAGCTCTCCGCGGGTTACTACGAGAAGACGTGCCCCAACGTGCAGCACGTGGTGCGGTCAGTGATGGCGAGCAGGGTCGCCGCCCAGCCGAGGATGGCGCCCGCCGTCCTCCGCCTCTTCTTCCATGACTGCTTCATCAAC GGATGCGATGCTTCCGTTCTCCTGGACGCAACGCCCTTCTCCCCAGGCGAGAAGGATGTGAGGCCGAACGCCTCCCTCACCGGCTACACCATCATCGACGACATCAAATCCGCGCTCGAGCACGACTGCCCCGCAACCGTCTCCTGCGCCGACATCATCGCCCTCGCGTCCCGCGACGCAGTCGCCCTGCTCGGAGGTCCCACCTGGAGCGTGCCCCTCGGCCGCAAGGACTCGCGCTTCGCCGCCGACCCCGAGTCCACCAAGAAAGGCCTCCCCAGCCCCAAAGACGACCTCGGCGAGCTCGTCACCATGTTCGCAGAGCTCAACCTCGATGCTCATGACATGACCGCGCTCTCCGGTGCCCACACCGTCGGGATGGCCAACTGCGAAACCTACAGGGACCGTGTCTACGGCCCTAATGGCGACATCGACCCCTCCTTCGCACAGACCACGCAGCAGACGTGCCAGGGTACTTCTGGTAAGGCGCCGTTCGATGTGCAGACGCCGATGAGGTTCGACAACGCCTACTACAGGAACCTTATCGAGCGGCGTGGTCTCCTCACCTCCGACCAGACTCTCTATGGCGGTGGAGGTCTGCAGGACAATCTCGTGGAGATGTACAGCGCCGACGGTGAGGTGTTCGCAAGCGACTTTGCCAAGGCCATGGTGAAGATGGGAAACATACCTCCGCCAAAGGGAATGCCAGTGGAGGTGAGGCTCAAGTGCTCCATGGCCAACTACTGA